From a region of the Acidobacteriota bacterium genome:
- the infA gene encoding translation initiation factor IF-1 — MSKDDLIDMQGTVVAVHSGGLYRVQVDAGHEVLAQLSGRMRRFRIKVVPGDRVTVGISPYDPQRGIITFRAR, encoded by the coding sequence ATGAGCAAAGACGATCTGATAGACATGCAAGGCACGGTCGTCGCCGTGCATAGCGGTGGCCTCTACCGAGTGCAGGTGGATGCCGGACACGAAGTGCTGGCGCAGCTGAGCGGACGGATGCGGCGTTTCCGCATCAAGGTGGTTCCTGGCGACCGGGTGACGGTTGGCATCTCCCCTTACGACCCTCAACGCGGCATCATCACCTTCCGCGCCCGCTAG
- a CDS encoding DEAD/DEAH box helicase, producing the protein MNSNSTSSRRPGRRRSGGGGGRGGRRGSSSAPSFRPAAPLPDLPWIIVDADAPPTPFDELGFDPRLEAGFRSLGFEGTRPVQGAVIPLALDGDDVIACAETGTGKTLAFAAPILELLLTEQPGYGDPAREAFTRALILAPTRELAVQIEDSLVGLTYHTPVTTAPVFGGVEMGPQERALQAGVDIIVATPGRLMDHMRHSNTDLVRVQFLVLDEADRMMDMGFWPDVQKIMSALPPDRQTLLFSATLPGEIQRMAKEMLRSPKYVQVGKQGGAARTIDHQMVQVESGAKTDWLANFAKREVDGPVLVFVRTKIGADRLTRSLVAKGIRAAALHADRTQQERNSAVEGFRSGKHPVLVATDIAARGLDIEGIAHVINFEVPDSPDTYVHRVGRTGRSGASGHAVTLVSPNEQRNWSAVEAAIGFRAR; encoded by the coding sequence TTGAATTCAAATTCCACTTCATCCCGAAGACCCGGCCGGCGCCGGTCTGGTGGTGGTGGCGGCCGCGGCGGACGCCGCGGCTCCTCCAGTGCACCGAGCTTCCGCCCTGCCGCCCCACTGCCCGACCTGCCGTGGATCATCGTCGACGCCGATGCGCCGCCGACTCCGTTCGACGAGTTGGGGTTCGATCCCCGGCTCGAGGCCGGTTTCCGCTCCCTCGGCTTCGAAGGCACCCGGCCCGTCCAGGGCGCGGTGATCCCGCTGGCGCTTGATGGCGACGATGTGATCGCGTGCGCCGAGACCGGCACCGGCAAGACGCTGGCGTTCGCGGCGCCGATACTCGAACTGCTGCTGACCGAACAGCCCGGCTACGGCGACCCGGCGCGCGAGGCCTTTACCCGCGCCCTGATCCTGGCGCCGACCCGCGAACTCGCGGTCCAGATTGAAGACTCGCTGGTCGGCCTGACGTACCACACGCCGGTGACCACCGCGCCGGTGTTCGGCGGCGTCGAAATGGGTCCGCAGGAACGCGCGCTGCAGGCCGGGGTCGACATCATCGTCGCCACGCCCGGACGGCTGATGGACCACATGCGCCACAGCAATACCGACCTGGTGCGGGTGCAGTTCCTGGTGCTGGATGAGGCGGACCGGATGATGGACATGGGCTTCTGGCCCGACGTCCAGAAGATCATGTCGGCGCTTCCTCCCGACCGGCAGACGCTGCTCTTCTCGGCGACGCTGCCGGGCGAGATCCAGCGGATGGCGAAAGAGATGCTGCGCTCGCCGAAGTACGTGCAGGTGGGCAAGCAGGGCGGTGCGGCACGGACGATCGATCACCAGATGGTGCAGGTCGAAAGCGGCGCCAAGACCGACTGGCTGGCCAACTTCGCCAAGCGCGAGGTTGACGGCCCCGTGCTGGTGTTCGTGCGGACCAAGATCGGCGCCGATCGGCTCACGCGCTCGCTGGTCGCGAAAGGCATTCGCGCCGCAGCGCTGCACGCGGATCGTACGCAGCAAGAACGCAACTCGGCGGTCGAAGGGTTCCGCTCCGGCAAGCATCCCGTGCTGGTGGCCACCGACATCGCCGCGCGCGGCCTCGACATCGAGGGCATCGCGCACGTCATCAACTTCGAAGTGCCCGACTCGCCCGACACCTACGTGCATCGCGTGGGGCGCACCGGGCGCTCTGGCGCATCGGGCCACGCCGTGACCCTCGTGTCGCCGAACGAACAGCGCAACTGGAGCGCTGTGGAGGCTGCCATTGGATTCCGGGCCCGTTAA